In Octopus bimaculoides isolate UCB-OBI-ISO-001 chromosome 28, ASM119413v2, whole genome shotgun sequence, the following are encoded in one genomic region:
- the LOC106868501 gene encoding zinc finger protein 239, with translation MSRELGKSQHWCEICGKSFSTSSNLINHIRVHTGEKPFHCVTCGKSFSQNSDLTKHKRIHTGERPYHCVTCGKAFTENSHLSRHKRFHTGEKPYDCDICGKSFSIVSDLTTHKRIHTGEKPYRCDICGKAFSQNSDLTIHKRIHTGERPYHCDICGKSFSGISDLTKHQRIHTGEKPYSCDICGKSFSDNSNLTKHKRIHTGEMPYNCDICGKSFHQRNKLARHASIHVKV, from the coding sequence ATGTCAAGAGAATTAGGAAAATCACAACATTggtgtgaaatctgtggtaaatcattctctacaagTAGTAACTTGATTAATCACATTcgtgttcatacaggtgagaagccatttcactgtgttacctgtggtaaatcattctctcaaaacagtgacttaactaaacacaaacgtattcatacaggagagagaccctATCATTGTGTTACCTGTGGTAAGGCATTCACTGAGAATAGTCACTTAAGCAGACACAAACgttttcatacaggagagaaaccatacgactgtgatatctgtggtaagtcattctctatAGTTAGTGACTTAacaactcacaaacgtattcatacaggagagaagccatatcgctgCGATATCTGTGGCAAAGCATTCTCTCAAAACAGTgacttaactatacacaaacgtattcacacaggagagagaccatatcactgtgatatctgtggtaaatcattctctggaattAGTGACTTGACTAAACaccaacgtattcatacaggagaaaaaccatatagttgtgatatctgtggtaaatcgttctctgacAACTcaaatttaactaaacacaaacgtattcatacaggggagatgCCTTataattgtgatatttgtggtaaatcattccatCAGAGAAATAAATTAGCTAGACATGCATCTATCCATGTGAAAGTGTGA
- the LOC128251141 gene encoding zinc finger protein 271-like: protein MSKELGKSYHCNICTKSFSEKRNLTIHKCFHTKRKPFDCVTCGKSFTENADLTKHKRIHTGEKPYHCAICGKSFSQISNLTKHKRIHTNEKPYCCDICGKPFSQISNMNSHKRVHTKEKPFHCATCGKSFSQISNLTSHKRIHTGEKTYHCNTCGKSFSAGGDLTTHMRIHTGEKPYHCDVCGKAFTTSSALTSHRRIHTGEKPYHCDTCGKSYRRSGDLTKHTRIHTGEKPFHCDTCAKSFSENGALTKHKRIHTGEKPHHCDVCGKSFSQMSNLTSHKRIHTGEKPFHCEICDKSFSASTALTSHIRIHTGEKPYHCGICDKSFPVSSALTFHERIHTGEKPFHCDVCGELFSASGALTSHRRIHTGEKPFHCDTCGKSFSQKGNLKTHMSIHTKL from the coding sequence ATGTCGAAAGAATTAGGGAAatcatatcactgtaatatctgcactaaatcattctctgaaaaacGTAATCTAACAATTCACAAATGTTTTCATACAAAAAGGAAGCCTTTTGACTGtgttacctgtggtaaatcattcacagAAAATGCtgacttgactaaacacaaacgtattcatacaggagagaaaccatatcactgtgctatctgtggtaagtcattctctcaaatatctaacttgactaaacacaaacgtattcatacgaaCGAGAAGCCATattgttgtgatatctgtggtaaaccattctcTCAAATATCTAACATGAAttctcacaaacgtgttcatacaaaagagaagccatttcactgtgctacctgtggtaaatcattctctcaaatatCTAATTTGACttctcataaacgtattcatacaggtgagaagacATATCACTgtaatacctgtggtaaatcattctctgcaggTGGTGACTTAACTACTCACAtgcgtattcatactggagagaaaccatatcactgtgatgtctgtggcaaaGCATTCACTACAAGTAGTGCTTTAACTtctcacagacgtattcatacaggtgaaaagccatatcactgtgatacctgtggtaaatcataccGTAGAAGTGGTGACTTGACTAAACATactcgtattcatacaggtgagaagccatttcattgtgatacctgtgctaaatcattctctgaaaacggtgccttaactaaacataaacgtattcatacgggagagaagccacatcactgtgatgtctgtggtaaatcattctctcaaatgtCTAACTTAacttctcacaaacgtattcatacaggagagaagccatttcattgtgaaatatgtgataaatcattctctgcaagtACTGCATTGACTtctcacatacgtattcatacaggagagaagccatatcactgtggcATTTGTGATAAGTCTTTCCCTGTAAGCAGTGCCTTAACATTTCatgaacgtattcatacaggagagaagccatttcactgtgatgtctgtggtgaaTTGTTCTCGGCAAGTGGTGCTTTAACTTCTCacagacgtattcacacaggagagaagccatttcactgtgatacctgtggtaaatcattttctcaaaaaggTAACTTAAAGACACACATGTCTATCCATACAAAGTTATGA
- the LOC106868499 gene encoding zinc finger protein ZFP2, which yields MSKDLGTSQHWCEICGRSFPRSSNLVKHIRVHTGEKPFHCVICGRSFSQNNDLTIHKRTHTGEKPYVCDICGKAYSVSRSIRGHRCFPTGRKPYGCDICRKSFSESHSLIKHKRIHTEKTTYRCDVCGKSFSSNSIFSIHNSIHTQEKPHHCDICGKSFSANSTLTQHKRIHTGEKPFHCDVCGKSFSENSTLTQHKRIHTGEKPFHCDICGLSFSQNSHLTKHKFIHTGERPYNCGICGKAFIDNSHLKRHIRIHTGERPYHCDLCDKSFSRITDLT from the exons ATGTCAAAAGACTTGGGAACATCACAACATTGGTGTGAAATCTGTGGTAGGTCATTCCCTAGAAGTAGTAACTTGGTTAAACACAtacgtgttcatacaggtgagaagccatttcattgtgttatctgtggtagatcattctctcaaaacaatgacttaactatacacaaacgtactcacacaggagagaagccatatgtcTGCGATATCTGCGGCAAAGCATACTCAGTCAGTAGAAGCATAAGAGGACACAGATGTTTTCCCACAGGACGGAAGCCATATGGCTGTGATATCTGtcgtaaatcattctctgaaagccatagtttaattaaacacaaacgaattcatacagAAAAGACAACATATCGCTgcgatgtctgtggtaaatcattctcctcAAACAGTATCTTCTCTATACACAATAGTATTCATACACAAGAAAAAccacatcattgtgatatctgtggtaaatcattctctgcaaacAGTACCTTAActcaacacaaacgtattcatacaggagagaagccatttcactgtgatgtctgtggtaaatcattctctgaaaacagTACCTTAActcaacacaaacgtattcatacaggagagaagccatttcactgtgat ATCTGTGGTCTCTCATTTTCTCAAAATagtcacttaactaaacacaaatttatacatacaggagaaagaccatATAATTGTGGTATTTGTGGCAAGGCATTCATTGATAATAGTCACTTAAAAagacacatacgtattcacacaggagaaagaccatatcattgtgatcTCTGTGATAAGTCATTCTCTAGAATTACTGACTTGActtag